One window from the genome of Bacillus rossius redtenbacheri isolate Brsri chromosome 10, Brsri_v3, whole genome shotgun sequence encodes:
- the LOC134536034 gene encoding 26S proteasome non-ATPase regulatory subunit 13 — MAASAVKDVGTYLAAKQASETDKDLAECWSKLEELYNKKLWHQITLKLETFVKHPSLQTDGKLIDLYNNFIQVFENKMNPLSLVEILFHVVQQFTDKQEAAAFLARTEAKVGGSQEATALCKVLRAQIILEHLSDQPAVKVLIDEIEHILDETAGITPVHGRYYLLASQLYRIQGKHAEYYRTALRYLGCIELSELSVAEQEGHAFFLGLAALLGEGVYNIGELLAHPVLATLKGSENAWLIDLLYAFNSGDINLFEKMKPRWSSIADLAAHELKLRQKISLLCLMEMAFKRPAVSRQLTFEEIANEARLPMNEVELLVMKGLAQGLVKGAIDQVNGWVHITWVQPRVLDKQQISSMVQRLETWCKDVNGMSGLLESKAQDILTL, encoded by the exons ATGGCGGCTTCAGCAGTGAAGGATGTTGGGACGTATTTGGCTGCTAAACAAGCATCTGAAACAGATAAAGATTTAGCGGAATGTTGGTCAAAGCTCGAGGAACTATACAACAAAAA GCTATGGCATCAGATAACGTTAAAGCTGGAAACCTTTGTGAAGCATCCATCTCTGCAGACAGATGGGAAGTTGATTGATCTGTACAACAACTTCATACAAGTGTTCGAAAATAA GATGAACCCGCTGTCGCTGGTGGAGATACTGTTCCACGTGGTGCAGCAGTTCACGGACAAGCAGGAGGCCGCGGCGTTCCTGGCGAGGACCGAGGCGAAGGTCGGCGGCAGCCAGGAGGCGACGGCCTTGTGCAAGGTGTTGCGCGCGCAGATAATTCTGGAGCACCTCAGCGACCAGCCGGCGGTCAAG GTGCTGATAGATGAGATAGAGCACATACTCGACGAGACGGCAGGCATCACGCCGGTTCACGGTCGGTACTACCTGCTCGCGAGTCAGCTGTACCGTATCCAGGGGAAGCACGCCGAGTACTACCGCACAGCGCTGAG GTATCTTGGTTGCATTGAGTTGTCTGAGCTGAGCGTTGCAGAACAGGAAGGTCATGCGTTTTTCCTGGGATTAGCGGCACTGCTTGGGGAAGGAGTTTACAATATTGGCGAACTG CTCGCTCATCCTGTGCTAGCGACGCTGAAAGGCAGCGAGAATGCGTGGCTGATCGACTTGCTGTACGCCTTCAACAGCGGCGACATAAACCTGTTCGAGAAGATGAAACCTCGTTGGTCCAGCATTGCCGACCTCGCAGCGCACGAGTTGAAACTGCGGCAGAAGATCTCTCTGTTGTGCTTGATGGAG ATGGCGTTCAAGCGGCCAGCCGTCAGCAGGCAGCTGACGTTTGAGGAGATTGCGAACGAAGCGCGTCTGCCCATGAACGAAGTGGAGCTGCTGGTGATGAAAGGTCTCGCTCAGGGACTGGTCAAAGGGGCCATCGACCAGGTCAACGGCTGGGTCCACATAACTTGGGTCCAGCCACGGGTGCTTGACAAGCAGCAG ATATCGTCAATGGTACAGCGTCTTGAAACCTGGTGTAAAGATGTTAATGGAATGTCTGGACTTCTTGAATCCAAGGCGCAGGACATTCTGACGCTGTGA